The window GTCAGGAATCGTCGTGCTTGTGCCAACGGAGGAGCATCGCCACGCAGCGCTTCATGATGTAGAACTTCGCCTTCTGCTCCTTGGCCATGTTGCTGCACTTGCGGGAGATGTTAGAGCCCTTGTGGGAGCAGCTCCGGGAGAGCGAGCCCTTGGACGACGACAAGGAGCAACGCTGCGAGCCGCTCCTCGCGAGGTTACCAGGGGTGTTGGAGGAGGTGGTCTTGGCCGAGAAACTCCTGGAAAGAGCGAACTTAGAAGACGAAGATGagggcgacgacgacgacgttGAATGGCCGTTGCTCCATTTCTCCTTCTTGGATGGCTTCCATATATCCTCCATTTTGTCTTGGGGACAAGACAAGGATCGAAAGCTTCGTTGAATGTGGGAAGAATGATGATGTGGGGAAGAGAGGTTTGAGTGATTCTAGTTCGGGTCCGATATTGCCACCCTGAGGTTATTTATATAGCGAAGGTGAGGACCTAAGCTGTGGCTAAAAACCTAAGTGTGGCTGGTCTTTTGTTGttataaaaaatggaaatgttCTTGATACTGCATGGCCCAGAAGAGTGAGTAACATGGTCTCTCAACTTATCCGGGGACGCATCTACTAGCATTTATTATGGCCCTCCTCCACAGTTAAATGGTAGTTAGAGAAATGCTCTAGGCTCATTAAAATCGGTCTGCAAAACTGATTTATTAAGTAATGTGATGATAACAAGAAATCAAAGAAAGGAGATGGAGAGACAATGTAATGTTGTTGGAATCGTTGTAATTTACAGGCTCAATCACACTTCAAGAATGGTAATATCCCATGTAATGTGTGAGGAAAAACACACATTTTAATGTATTTCCTGTGTTTAATATGGATTCGCGTAGGATACATTTTGGAGATAACCATTAGATGATATAGAAGTTGGGCGAATCTTATTGACTAGAGAGCATCGTCTATAAAAGTCCGTTGCGTTGGACAATACATCTATGTGTCAAATCTCATGTAATTTGTTATTGGTGTTGAGTACGCGTTACGTGCAAAGCCGAATAGATTTATAAGGAGAAAAGCAATAATAAATTGAAGGATACCTCAACAAGAAAGAGGGTAgccatttttttgtttcttgttatTGCATAAGGCTAATTTTGGAAGACAAAAAAAGTGAGGTGACTAAGGGTTCTGGCCATAtgttaaaattttggaaattgaaagtGATGGGTACTactagaattttcaaataatctaAAATTGGCCCAGAATTTTTCCATCGCAAGGGCTTTGCATTTGgctaaatttctattttaacaACGCAAGAATTATCGTCGAACAGCAAGTCTAATGTACGGCGgaccaatttaaaatttaaaatttccaaaaacacaAAGCAGAGAGAAAGAAGGGGAGGAAGGTGCTCTAGCAATTTGGCAGTTGTGAATTACCAATTTAATATAGTTAATTTACATGTGAAGTCTCTGAGGCCTGACCTGTGTTCATTATTTTAAAGCcagttattttatttattttatatctcTTTTAGCTATAATCaattattatataataaaatcaaattgcagCAGTGACGACAGGATCCCGTCATTTGATTGACCAGTGCACCGCCATTGCCAGTCTCTTGGTTTGCGTGATTTCCCCCCGTCTTAGAATACCATCCGCGCTTCTAAATTTGACTCtgttatcttttttatttatttaaaattcttCTCACAATTTGGcagattaaaaatatttttcgtgaataacgatttttctcttttcgtgAATGGCTTActgttgatttttttctattttcagcacATTTTATTGTAAAGATGCTAGATATCTAAGAATGGAATTAAATTGACTTTTATGTTAGAATGTTGGAATTGGTGCACAATTGAAATGATATCACATTATAATGCTTGACGCAAAAACTTTACGAAGAATAAACAAATCTCATGAATCAATTGATGCGAGGTAGTTTAACATGTCATGAATAATCATAATCATTATTTGATAAAAGTCATTGTTTCAATCGAGTAAAATCATATAATTTGACGTGCAAAATAAtctaatggaaaaaaaaatcttataataGTAGGGTAATATTTTCTCATGCACAATATctcataattttaattaataaattaaacctttgaaaaaaaaaggaacctaATTTACTAATTTCCAAATGGGCTACCTCGGATTCTGTTCGAATTCCAATTTACTCTTGTCGAGCTCCAACATGATCTGGTTTCACCAGTACGTTGCATTGGATACCTGCGTTGGTTACTAGAGATTCAGGAAAGCTCACAATCAGAGGATTTCGACCTAATTTTTATGCAGTTTAAAGTAcaacatttcaaatttgaagataaTCGTGAACATAATAAAGTATTTGGATGACCTCGTGAGTTAGATCTAACACGATGAAAAGTTGGGGTATTCGACATAATCATGAGATTATTTGTATGTATCAATATAAATTGAATTTCTAATGCACGCACCTCAAATCGCTCCTTGAAAATGTACTCAGTAAATTCATGAGACTTTGTATTAGTGTCATGTGGTGGAATTAATTATCGAACGCTCATTTTAAGATTACCCATCTTCGCATTATAAGAGATTGCGGATTTGGTTACCAAACTTTTAGTTGCGACACCAATCTCGTCACCAAAAGTTACCATAACACGACAATGGATTATCTTGTTATCTCATGCTAATCTTTTTGAAGTTGTGGCTTACAGCCCACTACGAAAAATTCCCCACTGTTTGTGAGCgataatctttaatttattgTAAAAATGACATTCTCTTctgaattataaaaaattaaataataaataattataaattattgcgAGATCtactatttcaaaaatttattactGATAATAAGTTGTTATATTATTAGACTAGCAAAGCCCAGTACCTATCCATTGTAAAATAGAGACAATTACATATTCATTGTAAAATAGCGACAACTACCAATTGTTGTGTACAGTCGTGGCCTATCGAGAGGACAAACTTTTGAAGATAAGCATGAACTTTAGTAAAAGATTCCACGATTCGATGAATTCGAAATCAAACACGTTCGTGGTCCGTAGATTACCTTAGCATTTATGAATTTTGACCGGTCCAAATCCGTTTGATGCATGCACAAAGGTTTCCTGCCACCGACAAGGATGGCCTTCGGGGGATCCTGGTCCTTCAATTTCGGTcactagaaataatttttttttccaaataaaaaaccaaaaaaagaagaagggagaatCAAGCAAGCAATGAGAACGCcgtcgacccaaaaaaaaaaaaaaaaaaaacgtgggGACAGACCCGTTTCAAAAAAATGCGGCCAAGCTCCATGTGATTACTGacaaattgaatttcatttcCCCAATTTCTAACACCCTATTTCTTAGCAAAATTCTTGCAATTATTTTATCTGGCATCAAAATCAGGGTTTTCTATGCGCCTTCGGATTCAAACTCGGGTCAAGAAATTGCGGACGTGGGTCAAGATTACAGGTCACATGGGGGGAGCTGATGTTGTAATGGGGACTTGAGCTTTCCTTCCTTCATGTGGGTCGAGAATATCAGCATTTGAGGCTGCACGTGCCGGCATGTGACGAGGGGGGAACCTAGAGAACACGAACTTCTGTACTGCGATTCAACGGGGGAAAACTGGTCAAACCTTCTACGTATGTCCAATATCCATAATTAAATCAGTCCATACATGGAaaacaaaattgcaaaatagAAAATGGGTTTCTTTTTCTGATGCAAAATAGAAAATGGGTTTCGAGTTTTCCTTAGCTTTCCCTTTCATACGGAGCTTTGGTCCTTGGTTTCTCAGAACCCGTGATCCATGCCggtctactttttttttttttcccttaattaCTAATACGTTGCGGAGATGGGTCTTATTATGTAATAATTCCGACGCCAGTCTAGTTGACCATGCAAGGTTGTCTGCATTGGTCGTCTGGGCTTCTTGTTATATGGGTTTTGGCCCAGATTCGAAGGCCTTCGTTCGATCTGCGTTGATTCAAGAAATGGAAGCCATTTGCGCAGAACGTTTGCCGGGCAGGTTTGAGCTGGGATTCGGCTGCTGCGTCTtctagtttatttatttatttttgattggTTCTATTCTATTCCCGCTATAATTCtcattttaagactttttatcTTGTTTCTTTATAGGAAGCGGGAGTTGAAATCCACACCTGAAGCTAAATTGTCGCCCACCCCAACCTTCCCACTCTCCACCTCCCCACCTCATGTGGGAAGGGTAGCCACCGGGGCACgtgtcttcaaattttgaggCTCTACTTCACAGTTCATTGTGTTGTTTCATGCTACTAGCCATTCCAATTGCTGGATGGTTGCTAATTCATCGCTTTACATGGTTGATGATGATGCCTGGTGATTCGGGGCATGACAGACATGTAAAACACTCAATGATTGAGCTTATCATTGTGTAGATACATACTGAAGTTCAAAGTTGCTTCAGAAACTGGGGTTGTTGCCATTATACAATGTTGAGTTTGTGAGTTCGTTGTCGACGCTGGACTACAGTTTGAGCTACGAGCAGTTTAGCTGTAGAGCTTTCCGAACACGCATAGATTACAGTGCCCGTATGAAGCCGCTCCTTCTAAAAGTCATTATTTTAAGAATCTAGGGCTTGGCAAAACTGATCAGTGTTAAGATGGGGAAAATGCTTGGTTTGGTTCAACACCTTCCAATAAGTTAATATACACAACATTGCCagctccttttccttttggaattttgaattgaataatAATTTGGACACTCTTTGAATTGGATGTATAAGTTCTTTAACTAGCCTTTTTGTCACTTTATTTTTAGtagaagtcatttttttttatagcatgTGTCATGTGTTAGGATTTCTCCATAGAATCACTATTGCTCCTATAATCAATTGGTTGAGATGGAATTGGTACTGGGTTCTTTGTTGGTGGTTGTTTTCGAGCTATACTTgctattttcttctttggagcaATTTTCTTTGACTGCGCCCTTAGAGTTGACCCACCTTAGGAGATAAGCACCTTTGAACTTCTCCCAGGTTACAAGAACATAACCATATTATtaaccaaatgaattgaagtatcaaaaattaaatacatGAGTTCTACAAATCTAACATTCAGGATAATTATTTCAGTACGTTCATTTGTGTAAATCCCATAACCAAATTGCCCTAAATTTTTTCCAAGAACCCCTCTTGTTTGTTGTGGTACATCACTTTTAGCAACCTACAGGGGAGTAACCTATGCAATTTGTTGCTGTCATCCTTGCATCAATTCTTGTCGTTGCACTTGGGCCTATAAAAGTCAAACACAATAATGTACAActtactaaatttttttttcttgtttgtttaaTAGTTGACTTAGTTGTTATTGTTGCTGTCATCCTGTACCAATTCTTGTCGTTGCACTTGGGCCTATAATAGGGCCTTACATTCACCCTTTAGTAAGCCCAGTAGCAAGCTCTTCAATAGGCCTTGTTCTTGGCCTTAAATCAATCCTTGCAACAAATTCTTGTTGTTGACGTTGTTTTTTTAGTTCACACCATATTTTATTATGCCATTCCTTGTGGTAATAGAAGCATTTCAACTTTACCCTAGTCCTATTCATCATTTGACTTGATGCCTCTCCCTCCTGGATTATTCGtctcctttttggcttttttatttgcttctttagtggcaaaggtAGAGGGCCATTATGATTTTTTAGCTCTTAAAATTTGCTACGTGTGATAGGCTGCATCATAAATTAGTATGAAGTAAgatatgggtttttttttttttggtaccaatCATCTAGACAATCTTCTGAGTTTTGTTGCTTCATCTAAATGGCATGAATGGCATGGGCACAAGAAATTACATTTAGTTGTTAGGTTCAACATGAACATTTTCTTCTATCTAAGTTGATAACGTAGTTATCGCAATTTTCAATGATCTCATATCAattatctccattccaaattAGATGATAGAATCTATTAGTAACAACGGTCGCATCCAATTTCTTTATAATCTTATGACCACATTCTCTAGTGCACTTTGTAACCTCATCTCTCTATCTGTGCAATCTAGTCATAACAATAACTCGAATATCATCAAACATgctgatgattggtttgcatCTGGTCGGTAAAATTCTGACATTGAAAGTTTCGCTGAAATTATTGTCAATGATatcgtatttcaattttttggtgtAGAAGACTTGACACCAGTGCTTAACTGACTCGACACCAGTGCTTAACTTTTGTTTGGAATAATGCATCAAAACTTTCCTTTGTCAGTTATGACAACCCCTCTTTAGCTAATATAAAATTAGCCATGTTAGTACTCTTTACTATTTGTCAGAATTGCTTCTACAGCTTATTtcatttgtagttttttttatcCAGTTTGCTTATATGTGTCTCGTGCACATTCTTTGCTCATCATATGACATCAACTCAGCCAATATAGGAATttatacaaaaattcaaaccaataatacaagtaagaaaaaaatatacaagtaattaatattaaaagggaattAATTGACAATAATATTACGTTCCGTTagtcgctcatgaatgcccatcctCACCCATTAGTTATCTCAAAGTTGACCAttaaatttttgagaaattaggaCCAAATATCATTGTTCCCTATGTTGACAACTGGCCAAGCTATCGAAAATATTTGATTGTTGACATTTCTCTCTACAATAGTCAAGAACTCTCGATTACATAAAACTCTCATAAATATCCATCCAATCCTACAAC of the Eucalyptus grandis isolate ANBG69807.140 chromosome 10, ASM1654582v1, whole genome shotgun sequence genome contains:
- the LOC104422482 gene encoding putative protein TPRXL, translated to MEDIWKPSKKEKWSNGHSTSSSSPSSSSSKFALSRSFSAKTTSSNTPGNLARSGSQRCSLSSSKGSLSRSCSHKGSNISRKCSNMAKEQKAKFYIMKRCVAMLLRWHKHDDS